A part of Aurantimicrobium sp. MWH-Uga1 genomic DNA contains:
- the dnaE gene encoding DNA polymerase III subunit alpha yields MAKNNDSFVHLHVHSEYSMLDGAARVKPLIQAAVDAGMPAIAITDHGNMFGAYDFWNTATDAGIKPIIGTEAYLTPGTHRTDKTRVRWNNGGDDDVSGGGAYTHMTLLSASREGMHNLFKMSSLASLEGYYFKPRMDRELLNTFGKGLIATTGCPGGEIQTRLRIGQYAEAREAAAEFRDIFGAENFFVEIMDHGLDIERRVVTDLIKLSKDLGLPLVATNDLHYTHAHDADAHAALLCVQSGSTLDDPNRFKFDSNEFYLKSAAEMRRLFADYPEACDNTLLIAERCETSFEKRDLMPRFPVPEGETEASWFEKEVSAGLKKRFPQGVPDAHQAQAKYEVDVIIQMGFPGYFLVVADFIAWARKQGIRVGPGRGSAAGSLASYAMGITELDPLHHGLIFERFLNPERVSMPDVDVDFDDRRRGEVIKYVTEKYGDDRVAQIVTYGTIKAKQALKDSARVLGMPYSVGEKLTKAMPPSIMGKDISLTEIMDPQSARYKEANDFRSVLESDVDAQTVFNTAQGIENLKRQWGVHAAGVIMSAEPLMDVIPIMKREDDGAIITQFDQPPCESLGLLKMDFLGLRNLTVIQDALVNIKNNRGITVEPEKLDLDADPATYELLSRGDTLGVFQLDGGPMRALLRQLKPTNFEDISAVIALYRPGPMGMNSHTNYALRKNGQQEIEPIHPELEEPLSEILGTTYGLIVYQEQVMAVAQKVAGFTLGQADVLRRAMGKKKKSELDKQFADFEAGMISNGYSPSAVKILWDTLMPFADYAFNKAHSAGYGVLSYWTAYLKANYPAEYMAALLTSVGDSKDKLGIYLSECRRMGLNVLAPDVNESDGVFSAVGSDIRFGMGAIRNVGFGVVEHIKAARSEKGRFESFHDFLKKVPLPVANKKTLESLIKAGAFDAMGNTRRALVEIHEDAVESAVSLKRNEANGQVDLFGDMFEFEQDHTQVPDRPEFTKRDKLAFEREMLGLYVSDHPLAGLELQLAKHATISINELTTSDQTNDGDIVVLAGLVTEVQRRIAKKSGNAYGIIKLEDFGGELDIMLLGRTYQEFGPMLETDMVLAVKGRVNVRDDGVNIQAMSMFVPDLGSNISNNAPLNLVLPEIRATSSTVSELSDVLKRHPGDSEVRLKLTRGDVARVFELPTRVNVNSDLFGELKSLLGPGCLG; encoded by the coding sequence ATGGCGAAGAACAACGACTCGTTCGTTCATCTCCACGTACATTCTGAATACTCGATGCTGGATGGCGCTGCTCGAGTGAAACCACTTATTCAGGCAGCAGTTGATGCTGGGATGCCGGCAATTGCGATCACCGACCATGGAAACATGTTCGGCGCCTATGACTTTTGGAATACCGCGACCGATGCCGGAATTAAGCCCATCATTGGTACTGAGGCATACCTCACACCGGGAACACACCGTACGGACAAAACTCGAGTTCGTTGGAATAACGGGGGAGACGATGATGTTTCTGGAGGTGGTGCTTACACTCACATGACACTTCTTTCTGCATCGAGGGAAGGCATGCATAACCTCTTCAAGATGTCCTCTCTCGCATCGTTAGAGGGTTATTACTTCAAGCCTCGTATGGATAGAGAACTTCTCAATACCTTTGGCAAAGGTTTGATTGCGACAACAGGTTGTCCAGGTGGCGAAATACAAACTCGATTGCGTATAGGCCAATATGCCGAAGCTCGTGAAGCTGCTGCCGAGTTCCGGGACATTTTCGGTGCAGAGAATTTCTTTGTTGAAATTATGGATCATGGACTCGACATTGAACGACGAGTAGTTACCGACCTGATAAAACTCTCAAAAGACCTGGGATTGCCTCTTGTAGCAACGAATGATCTCCACTACACGCATGCTCACGATGCCGATGCGCATGCAGCGCTGTTATGTGTTCAGTCGGGTTCTACTCTAGATGACCCCAACAGATTCAAATTCGATTCAAATGAGTTCTATCTCAAATCCGCTGCAGAAATGCGGCGACTCTTTGCCGACTACCCCGAGGCATGCGACAACACTCTACTTATCGCTGAACGTTGCGAAACCAGTTTCGAAAAGCGTGATCTCATGCCGCGTTTTCCTGTGCCTGAGGGAGAAACTGAGGCCAGCTGGTTTGAAAAAGAAGTATCTGCCGGGTTGAAAAAAAGGTTCCCTCAGGGTGTTCCTGACGCACATCAAGCACAAGCAAAATATGAAGTAGATGTCATCATTCAAATGGGTTTTCCCGGCTACTTCCTTGTCGTTGCGGACTTTATTGCATGGGCTCGCAAGCAAGGCATTCGTGTTGGACCAGGTCGTGGTTCGGCGGCAGGTTCACTTGCTTCCTATGCAATGGGAATTACAGAACTAGACCCGCTACATCACGGTCTCATTTTTGAGCGTTTCCTCAACCCTGAGCGTGTTTCAATGCCGGATGTTGATGTTGACTTTGATGATCGTCGTCGTGGTGAGGTCATCAAATACGTCACCGAAAAATATGGTGATGATCGTGTTGCACAAATCGTGACCTATGGAACTATCAAGGCAAAACAAGCGCTGAAAGACTCTGCCCGTGTACTTGGTATGCCTTATTCGGTCGGTGAAAAACTGACAAAGGCAATGCCACCTTCGATTATGGGTAAAGACATCTCCCTCACAGAGATCATGGATCCCCAGTCAGCGAGATATAAAGAAGCAAATGATTTCCGCTCAGTCTTGGAGTCTGATGTTGATGCGCAAACAGTGTTCAACACTGCTCAGGGAATCGAAAATCTCAAACGCCAATGGGGTGTTCACGCTGCTGGTGTAATCATGTCGGCTGAACCGCTGATGGATGTTATTCCCATTATGAAACGCGAGGATGATGGGGCAATCATTACCCAGTTTGACCAGCCCCCTTGTGAGTCTTTGGGGCTGCTCAAAATGGACTTCTTGGGACTTCGCAACCTCACAGTTATTCAGGATGCTTTGGTCAACATCAAGAACAACCGTGGAATTACCGTTGAGCCAGAAAAGCTTGACTTAGATGCTGACCCCGCAACTTATGAGCTGCTCTCTCGAGGGGATACTCTAGGAGTTTTCCAACTCGATGGTGGTCCCATGCGTGCACTGTTGAGACAATTGAAACCAACAAACTTTGAAGATATCTCCGCGGTTATTGCTCTTTACCGACCAGGCCCTATGGGAATGAATTCGCATACGAACTATGCGCTTCGCAAAAATGGTCAGCAAGAAATTGAGCCAATTCATCCTGAGCTTGAAGAGCCACTTTCTGAGATTCTGGGTACAACATACGGTCTCATTGTGTACCAAGAGCAAGTGATGGCTGTTGCGCAAAAAGTGGCAGGCTTCACACTAGGGCAAGCCGATGTGTTGCGTCGCGCTATGGGTAAGAAGAAAAAATCTGAACTCGATAAGCAATTTGCTGATTTCGAAGCAGGAATGATTTCCAACGGGTACTCGCCTAGTGCCGTCAAGATTCTCTGGGATACCCTCATGCCATTCGCTGACTACGCCTTCAATAAGGCTCATTCAGCAGGGTATGGCGTTTTGAGTTATTGGACAGCGTATCTCAAAGCAAATTACCCGGCAGAGTACATGGCCGCTCTGTTGACGTCTGTTGGTGATTCCAAAGACAAACTTGGTATTTATCTGTCTGAATGTCGACGTATGGGTTTGAATGTCCTTGCTCCCGACGTTAACGAATCTGATGGTGTCTTTTCGGCAGTGGGATCAGATATCCGTTTCGGCATGGGTGCTATACGAAACGTTGGATTTGGCGTTGTAGAACATATCAAAGCTGCCCGTTCAGAAAAGGGAAGATTCGAATCTTTCCACGACTTTTTGAAGAAAGTCCCACTTCCCGTAGCCAATAAAAAGACGTTGGAATCACTTATCAAAGCAGGTGCTTTTGACGCTATGGGTAATACCCGAAGAGCACTGGTCGAAATTCATGAAGACGCGGTCGAATCAGCAGTCAGCCTGAAGCGTAACGAGGCAAACGGGCAAGTTGACCTTTTCGGCGACATGTTTGAATTTGAGCAGGATCACACTCAGGTTCCTGACCGTCCTGAATTTACAAAACGAGACAAACTCGCTTTTGAACGGGAAATGTTGGGTCTTTACGTTTCTGATCACCCTTTGGCTGGGCTAGAACTCCAATTGGCAAAACACGCCACTATTTCCATCAATGAGCTCACTACGAGTGATCAAACAAATGATGGAGACATCGTTGTCTTGGCTGGCTTGGTGACTGAGGTGCAACGACGTATCGCTAAAAAGTCAGGAAACGCTTACGGAATTATCAAACTCGAAGATTTCGGGGGAGAGCTAGACATTATGCTGCTGGGCCGCACATATCAGGAGTTTGGCCCCATGCTCGAAACTGACATGGTGCTAGCAGTAAAGGGTCGAGTTAATGTTCGTGATGATGGTGTCAATATTCAAGCTATGAGTATGTTTGTACCAGATCTTGGGTCAAACATATCCAACAATGCACCGCTAAATCTTGTGCTTCCTGAAATCAGAGCAACTTCTTCGACTGTTTCAGAACTATCTGATGTGCTTAAGAGACACCCTGGAGATTCAGAAGTGCGACTCAAGCTCACACGAGGAGATGTTGCTCGTGTTTTCGAATTGCCAACACGAGTTAACGTAAATTCTGATTTATTCGGTGAGCTCAAATCTCTTCTCGGTCCAGGTTGTCTCGGGTAG
- a CDS encoding RNA helicase: protein MVELTAAERYALAQARKKTPLVNEFRERRTFDLDPFQIAAANVLEAGSSVLVAAPTGAGKTVVAEFAVFLAMSTETDKLFYTTPMKALSNQKYNEFVDEWGASNVGLLTGDTNINPTARIMVMTTEVLRNMLYADSDLLRNLKFVVMDEIHYLADRFRGAVWEEVIIHLPQHVRLVGLSATVSNAEEFGDWLQAVRGNTEIIVSEDRPVPLDQHVLVGNKFIDLFDTARSGANTRVNPELLRLAHSHQRAPHIRSAGRNSHRGGRNKPNYAMNAPLQGRMDRAQIIELLAEKNLLPAISFIFSRAGCDQAVSQVLRSGIRLTTAEEREEIREIVEQRCSPIPDEDLGVLGYWDWIDGLERGVAAHHAGLLPAFKEVVEELFQKKLVKVVFATETLALGINMPARTVVLEKLEKFNGEARLPLTPGEYTQLTGRAGRRGIDVEGHSLIQWSNNLDPQTVASLASRRTYPLNSSFRPTYNMAINLIEQFGRARTRDILESSFAQFQADRAVVDLARKVKQQEETLAGYAEPMTCHLGDFVEYAALRRKLTDIERQSESGSRAAKEKRSAELNSLRKQLKSHACHHCPDREQHARWAERWWRLKRETDKIVQQINTRTGAVARIFDRVCDVLVDIDYLMKDPQGSEFSLTPKGEYLGKIYGERDLLIAESIRLQLWNELDAPSLAAMACAIVFEPRREEGLINERHLPRGKFLDALHETQSLWADLDELENYHKLPGTSPLATGLCLAMYKWAKGDRLDNVLFDADMPAGDFVRWAKQTIDLLDQLAQVTDGELQKTARDSLDQVRRGIVAYSAVV from the coding sequence ATGGTCGAGCTCACAGCTGCTGAACGTTACGCACTTGCACAGGCACGCAAAAAGACACCTCTAGTCAATGAATTCCGGGAACGCAGAACTTTTGACCTAGACCCATTCCAAATCGCTGCGGCAAACGTTCTTGAAGCGGGTAGCTCAGTACTAGTTGCTGCTCCAACTGGTGCAGGCAAAACAGTTGTTGCTGAATTTGCTGTCTTTCTAGCAATGTCTACTGAGACTGACAAATTGTTTTACACAACGCCTATGAAAGCCTTGTCGAACCAGAAATACAACGAGTTCGTTGACGAGTGGGGCGCAAGTAACGTTGGCTTGCTCACTGGCGACACCAACATCAATCCCACTGCACGCATCATGGTGATGACCACTGAGGTCTTGAGAAATATGCTCTATGCAGACAGTGACTTACTGAGAAACCTCAAATTCGTGGTGATGGATGAAATTCACTACCTTGCGGATAGATTCCGTGGTGCCGTGTGGGAAGAAGTCATTATCCATTTGCCTCAACATGTGCGTCTTGTTGGTTTGAGTGCAACAGTTTCAAACGCAGAGGAGTTCGGAGATTGGCTCCAAGCTGTCCGCGGCAACACAGAAATCATTGTTTCTGAAGATCGTCCCGTGCCGTTAGACCAACATGTGTTGGTTGGAAACAAATTTATTGACCTCTTTGACACAGCTCGGTCAGGTGCAAACACTCGAGTTAACCCAGAACTTCTGAGGTTGGCTCATTCCCATCAACGAGCGCCTCATATTCGTTCAGCAGGTCGGAATTCACACCGCGGCGGAAGAAATAAACCCAATTATGCGATGAACGCACCTCTTCAAGGCCGTATGGATCGTGCACAAATTATTGAACTACTTGCCGAGAAGAATCTCCTCCCCGCGATTTCATTTATTTTCAGCCGAGCTGGTTGTGATCAAGCAGTCTCCCAGGTTTTGCGGTCAGGAATTCGTCTGACGACAGCAGAAGAAAGAGAAGAAATTCGAGAAATTGTTGAACAACGATGTTCACCTATTCCTGACGAAGACTTGGGTGTATTGGGGTATTGGGACTGGATTGACGGTTTGGAGCGCGGAGTAGCGGCTCACCATGCAGGTCTTTTGCCCGCATTCAAAGAAGTTGTTGAAGAGTTATTTCAAAAGAAATTGGTCAAAGTAGTTTTTGCAACCGAAACTCTTGCATTAGGTATCAATATGCCTGCTAGGACTGTTGTTCTTGAAAAACTTGAGAAATTCAACGGCGAAGCACGACTTCCTCTGACCCCGGGTGAATACACACAACTGACAGGCAGGGCAGGCCGTCGGGGAATTGATGTCGAAGGTCACTCACTGATTCAGTGGTCAAATAATTTGGACCCACAAACTGTCGCAAGTTTGGCTAGTAGGAGAACATATCCGCTGAACTCAAGCTTTCGCCCAACCTACAACATGGCCATTAACCTGATCGAACAATTTGGTCGTGCACGAACTAGGGACATTCTCGAAAGCAGCTTTGCCCAGTTTCAGGCGGACCGCGCAGTCGTTGATTTAGCAAGAAAAGTAAAGCAACAAGAAGAAACGTTAGCTGGTTACGCAGAACCAATGACCTGCCATCTGGGTGATTTTGTTGAATATGCAGCGCTTCGCCGAAAACTGACAGATATCGAAAGGCAATCTGAGTCAGGTTCTCGAGCAGCTAAAGAAAAACGAAGCGCGGAACTAAATTCCCTTCGAAAGCAATTGAAGTCTCATGCCTGCCATCATTGCCCAGATCGCGAACAGCATGCGCGCTGGGCAGAGAGATGGTGGAGACTCAAACGGGAGACCGACAAAATTGTTCAACAGATCAACACGCGTACCGGCGCTGTTGCTCGTATTTTTGATCGAGTTTGTGATGTATTGGTTGATATTGACTATTTGATGAAAGATCCTCAGGGTAGTGAGTTCTCTCTGACGCCTAAAGGAGAGTATCTCGGAAAGATTTACGGAGAGCGTGATCTCCTGATTGCCGAGAGCATTCGTTTACAGCTATGGAATGAACTTGATGCGCCCTCATTGGCCGCAATGGCTTGTGCAATAGTTTTTGAACCACGTCGTGAAGAGGGTCTGATCAACGAAAGGCATCTTCCTCGAGGTAAATTTCTGGATGCACTTCATGAAACTCAAAGTCTCTGGGCGGACTTGGATGAGTTAGAGAATTATCACAAGCTTCCTGGAACATCTCCGCTAGCTACAGGGCTGTGTTTAGCAATGTATAAATGGGCCAAAGGTGACCGCCTTGATAATGTCCTCTTCGATGCTGATATGCCGGCTGGTGACTTTGTTCGCTGGGCTAAACAAACCATCGATCTACTTGATCAACTTGCACAGGTTACTGACGGAGAACTCCAGAAAACTGCACGCGATTCACTCGACCAGGTTCGTCGAGGCATCGTTGCCTATTCTGCGGTGGTGTAA
- the lnt gene encoding apolipoprotein N-acyltransferase: MKRLNFWISVALAVIAGFALSAAFPATAFWPLAFVGVFILYWSLIGRSFWTGFIVGTITGATFWLTLINWLTLYLGPVPWLALGILQALFFGVGAAVSGIVINRGPQHWPSRPGRIAVVSIVLASVWTLRESITSIWPYGGFSWGRMAQSQAESPLSQNVAWVGTAGLTFLVVVSSALLFQTLRERQMKLLSIPVLFFVSILAVPAFPHEISGYTNVLSVQGNSRAGLFDRGAPGSILQDHVSGTLPYEGQDIDMIVWPENASDLNPLQSVLAAQVLTEVSAKLDAPIVTGTITVDEQDRVFNSSLVWTDKALAQYDKIHPVPFAEYMPNREFWRLFQPDLVDLVTRDYSFGTRPNVVDINGVLAGISICFDITDDNQAYLMIDDGAEIILAQTNNADFGKTSENLQQLSIARLRAIETARSVVNISTVGTSAVISPDGATLDSIPAYQPAEMLTTVPLSTTITPAMSFGRVIEWSIGAVAIAGVLLILIRRKP, encoded by the coding sequence ATGAAGAGACTGAATTTTTGGATATCTGTAGCACTTGCGGTCATAGCAGGTTTTGCGCTATCTGCTGCCTTCCCGGCAACTGCCTTCTGGCCGTTGGCTTTCGTCGGGGTGTTCATTTTGTACTGGAGTCTCATTGGCCGCAGTTTCTGGACTGGGTTTATTGTTGGAACAATCACAGGTGCCACATTTTGGCTCACTCTCATCAATTGGCTCACTCTCTATCTAGGCCCAGTTCCTTGGCTTGCTTTGGGAATTCTTCAGGCTCTCTTCTTTGGCGTCGGAGCTGCTGTCTCAGGAATTGTCATTAACCGCGGCCCACAACACTGGCCATCACGTCCAGGCCGAATTGCGGTTGTCAGCATTGTTCTAGCTTCTGTGTGGACTCTTCGCGAGTCAATCACGAGTATTTGGCCCTACGGGGGGTTTTCTTGGGGTCGGATGGCTCAATCGCAAGCTGAGAGCCCTTTGTCACAAAATGTCGCGTGGGTTGGCACTGCTGGGTTAACTTTCCTCGTTGTCGTGAGCTCTGCGTTACTTTTCCAAACACTTAGAGAACGACAAATGAAGTTGTTGTCAATTCCAGTTTTGTTTTTTGTGTCAATACTTGCTGTACCCGCATTTCCACATGAAATTTCTGGATACACCAACGTCCTTTCTGTTCAAGGCAATTCGCGCGCTGGATTATTCGACAGAGGCGCACCCGGATCAATATTGCAAGATCATGTATCCGGTACTTTGCCCTATGAAGGCCAAGACATTGACATGATTGTGTGGCCTGAGAACGCAAGTGATCTCAACCCGCTGCAATCTGTTTTGGCGGCACAAGTCCTTACTGAGGTGTCTGCAAAGTTAGATGCACCCATTGTTACCGGAACAATTACTGTTGATGAACAGGACAGAGTCTTTAACTCTTCCTTGGTATGGACTGATAAAGCCCTAGCTCAATACGACAAAATCCATCCAGTTCCTTTTGCCGAATACATGCCTAACCGAGAGTTTTGGCGGCTCTTTCAACCTGATCTGGTAGACCTTGTCACCCGAGATTACAGTTTTGGAACGCGACCAAATGTTGTTGACATCAACGGTGTTCTTGCCGGTATATCTATCTGCTTCGACATTACGGATGACAATCAGGCCTATTTGATGATTGATGATGGCGCAGAAATTATCCTTGCCCAGACAAACAATGCTGATTTTGGAAAAACATCTGAGAATCTTCAACAGCTTTCTATTGCTCGACTTCGGGCTATTGAAACAGCTCGATCTGTTGTGAACATTTCTACAGTGGGTACATCTGCAGTAATCAGCCCTGATGGTGCAACTTTAGACAGCATTCCTGCTTACCAGCCTGCTGAAATGTTAACTACCGTCCCCTTAAGTACAACTATCACTCCTGCGATGTCATTTGGCCGTGTTATTGAATGGTCTATTGGTGCTGTCGCCATAGCCGGCGTGCTCCTCATTCTCATTCGGCGTAAGCCATAG